ACCAAGCTTATGTCAGATGATTACTAGAACCAATCCAAAATCAATTGCAACTTACACATATAACAGGTACATTTTTTAGTTTAAGTGTTTAATATTGATTTAGTTTTAAAATTAGTAGATATTTTTTTACTAATTAATACATGTTGTAGTATAACACTACTTTAGTTTTAAAGAGAATGTACATATTTGTTTCATATAAATTAGcatgtatttaagtgttgataCTAATTTAGATTTACAAACTAGTACATATTTTAGTAGAATTTTGATTTAGCATTCAAAATTAatacatattttttttctttattacaaaacaATACATAATTAAGTGTTTAATATTGATTTAGTTTTAAAATTAGTAGATACTTATTTTCTTTCACAGAAATTAACTTCATATTTTAGTACAATAttgttataattttaaaattttactacatatttttccataaaaattaatatatatatatatatataagtgttaaTATTGTTTTGGTTTTAAAAGTTTGTACCTATTTTTTCTTTTTTACTAATTAATACATGTTGTAGTATAACACTACTTTAGTTTTAAAGAATATGTACATATTTGTTTCATATAATTTAACATGCATTTAAGTGTTGATACTAATTTAGACTTAAAAACTAGTACATATTTTTGTATAATTGTGATTTAGCATtcaaaattaatatatatattttttctttactACAGAACATATAAATATTTAAGTTACTTATACTTATAACTTTAATTTATGTGTGCTTTAACTTTTCTTTTTTCTTGTTTCAGTGAAGATAAAACTTTGAGTTTGTAACAATATTTTTTGATGCACCTATGAAGGCTTTTATTAATGGTTGTAGAAATATGGTTGGTCTTGATGGATGTCATCTTAAGGGGAAGTATGGTGGTTGTTTATTATCAGCCAGTGCTCTGGTTGGACAAAACAGTTTGGTGTTTTAGGAATCATGATTTGTAAAGATTTGTAAAAATGAGTGTGCCTACAactagttcttatttttaaaacaTCTAAAGCCTAGGTTGGATGAGCATCCAATAAAGGAAATCAACTTCATATCTGACAGGCAAAAAGGCTTGAGGGAAGCTGTTCATAAGTTATTCCTCACTTCATCACACATGTTTTGTTTTAGGTTTGTAACTACATTTTGATATTTCATGTTATATAACCCTGTAATACATGATTTTGTATTAATTTTTGAATTGATCACAGACATATGTTTAAGAACTTCAAATCACATTTCAAAGGTTATAAGTTTCACACTATGTTCTGGAATGCTGCCAGAGCTTATAAAGCTAAACACTTTGAGCTGATGTTCTTCATTACTATTTGTTTTGTGGATTCTAATAGTTTTCATTAATTAAAAATTGCTagataaataattttaattataggCACACATGGATAGTATGATGGTGGAAAATGTTAAGACTTTTGAGTACTTGATGGGAGGGGATCCTAAAAGCTGGTGTAGGGCTTGATCATAACAACTCTTGTGAACACACTTGAGCAACAATTTCTCCGAAAGTTTTAATAATATGATTAtaaaaattagggaaaaaccTGTTTGTACATTAGTATTAATGTACGGTTAATTGATCATGGGGTTGTTTCTCAAGAGAAGAACTGCATGTGTTGGTTGAGATTCTGGAGATTTTGTTCCTAGCGCAAAGAAATTACTAAAAATAATGTTCAAGAAAACAGGGGAGTACAAAGTAGCAGGAGCTGTTGCTGGCAAGGTTTATGAAGCATGTAGTATGTGCTTTGCAACAAATCAGTCCCAATTGGGCTGAGTAAGTgttcaattaaataaataaataataaaatagttGTTAATACATATCAATATTACTAATTTATTTTTGTGGATTCTCAGGTATTGTGCTAGATATTATTCTGTGAATAATTATAAGATAACATATGCATCAGAGATGGTACCTTTGGAAGGTCCTGATTATTGGGAAAAGGATTTTATATTAAAAGGTTGCTATATTAAATTATATAAGCAATTTTTTAAGATAACTAATTGTTTGTGTAGCCTGGAGCAATTATTGTCCCACAGGAGAAAAAACAAGGTGTTGCAGCTACTGTAAGCAACCTGGCATAACAAAACTACATGTGGTGGTGGTCCTATAGGCTCTAACTCAAAAAGAAAAACGGAAAGAAAAAGGGTTAGAGTGGAAGTAGATAGTTGAATTAGTTTATTTGGATTGTTGATTTTTTTCCATTGTAATTACTTTTGaaacttttatttttttaaaatttttttgaaTGGATTTTTCACGTGGTaatgaatattaatatatttacTTTTTTGAGTATGATAATTTTTAGTGTGAGACACAACTAAAACAAATAGTGTCAGACATTGTTAAAAAGTTTCATGGTAGGAATAtgttataatttgaattaattaattaagtattCTACATTTATATAATCACAAGAAGTAAAGtagtaatatttaaaaatatgaaatttatgAAGTTAAGACTAAAGATTATAAATGTCATACAAAAATGTTAAATAGTATAATTAATCATGGTTAAcataaaattgttaaaaaaattgaaaatgtgatatgttaataaataaaattataaatggTACATATTTATAAATGGATATTGAAAGTGGGACATATTAATAAAAAACCTTAAAAGTACCCGGGAGATGCCTCTTTTTTCCCCCAAATTAGTTTCTTACATTTTCTGATACAACCTCACCATCCTAAATAGAAGTTGCATGTTGCAGCGATTTCGTTGAAACGATGGTGTCTTGGACCTTTTTGAAAATTTCCCATTAAACCTAGAAAGTATTTGActaatttgatttttaaaatttaattattttttataaattattgtcaaattatttattttataataaataaaaatattattaaatattattaaaaaattaacatataaatataTGATTTTGTTCTGATTAATTCTCCGATCAAATCATGATTTGTCGATTAATTTAGTTATACATTTTTAACACATTTTTAATATAAactatttaataaataaaattaccaaaaatactaaCTTTTCTAAGTTTTTTTGCAATTCggttatttttctgattttttttgcaaaaatacggaatcaaccaaaatcaagcAGATATGCAATTAGTTGAATCAAGTTTTTTTGGTTGCATTTGAGGTTACATATAGTTGCAGAAACTCGTCGAAAATTTGATCCAGTTAATTTTAGTTGCAAAAAAccgtatttttacaaaaaatatttaaaaaatcgtatttttgcaaataaaaaggtatttttgcatttttttaaaataacattatttttgcaaaaatatttttaaacttgggtatttttttaaaaatcccTTTAATAAATCATGATATACACTATGTCTTAAATTTAATATCATATTTTTAATAGTAAGTcgaatttaaaattatttataagataatattaaaattatatattaaatcaTATTATATTATGAAAATCTATTACTAATATAAAACTTAAAACTTTAAGAATGTATAGACATTATATTTTTTTGGAGAATATTCGCACCccattatatttatatataattatttaattaatatatataaactattatatatttatattaaatatatgATAATCAGGAATTGCGGAAATACCCTAATCTCTAATCCCGTTTCGGTCACtaacttttttttaaaatttattatttatgtCCTCTCGAATCCCTGATCAAAACGAGCCGATAAAATGCCCATCCCTGATCGGATCTTAATTTTTATTATACCTCGATGATCCCAAAGTAAGTTTGACAAGTCCATTAATCAAGGACAACGTTAGCAGGGTGAAATGCACTTAACCAGCAACATTGTAGCTCATCTACTTTAAACAAACACTTCTGTTACCTTTCAAATCTATCACTACTAGTCTTCAATTTCAACACAACACTCCAACCGTTTCTTTATTAATTGCCTCACAGTTGAGCAGCTACACTAAACACACACCCCCATTAAAACCCCATTTCACATTCTCATTTTTCATGACTTCTTGTCCTAtggatcaactaaagtctcaACCTTTATGGGTTCTTGCTCTTCTTTCTCTAAGTTCTTTATATTTACTCAAGTTGTTTTTCTGTATTCTAAGATGGGTCTATGTTTATTTCATCAGACCTGCCAAGAATCTCAAGAAATATGGTTCTTGGGCTTTGATTACTGGCCCAACTGATGGCATTGGTAAAGCTTTTGCCTTTGAATTGGCAAGAAAAGGGCTTAATCTTGTTCTTGTGGGTCGAAACCCTGATAAGCTTAATGATGTTTCGACTGTGATTCGAGCTAAGTTTGGGGGAATTGAGATTAAGACTGTGGTGGTTGATTTTTGTGGTGATTTGGTAGAAGGGGTTAAGAGAATTGAGGAAGTGATTGAGGGTTTAGAAGTTGGGGTTTTAATTAATAATGTGGGGGTTTCGTACCCGTATGCGAGGTTTTTTCATGAAGTGGATGATAAATTGTTGGCTGATGTGATTAAGATTAATGTTGAAGGGACTACTAGGGTTACTCAGGCTGTGTTGCCTGGAATGCTAAAGAGGAAGAGAGGGGCAATTGTTAATATTGGTTCCGGTGCTGCCATTGTCATTCCTTCGGATCCTCTTTACTCTCTTTATGCGGCTGCTAAAGCGTAAGCATTCGTGTTTTTGCTTTTGATTTGGATGATCTGATTGTTTGTTGTGTGTGCATATTTTGTGATCTGTTCAATTGAATGTTTAGTAGCATAGTTATATATTGATGAAACTGGTTTTATATCTTGTTTGACATTTGAGGATATATTAGGAGAGTTGATGAATCAATATGTAGTATAAGTCTCACAAATGGATCTGCATTAACTGGATTATTTATAGGCTTAGGCGTATAGACTAGAGATTGTACAATGGCATGAATACAACAGGACtgcggaataaaaatgttctGAACAACTTGGTTTGGCAAATCAAGGTGTATGAGACATTAGATCTCATCCTCTAGAAAGCAACAGCAACTTGGATTGCACCAAGTGTAATTGATTAATCATTAGATGTACAAACAGAATGAAGTTGCTTCCGTTGGAATGAAGTCTTAGTGTGGCTAGAAGGTGATTATTTTAGATGGTCATTGCACATGGATACATCTTGTGCAGATCTTCAATATTGAATTTTGCACTGATGTCGGTTTATCCGTCAAAAGTTGAAATCAGTGTTTTGTGTAGTACTTTAACTGACCTTTTAGAAGTAATAGTAAGAATAATGCGAAGAGGTATATTCTTTGTAATTTACAGTTTTATTATCATCTCATTTGGATAGTTTTCCTCCAACTTACATACCAGATAGGGAACAGCATGCTACTCACAGTATCCAGCCTAAACTGTGTTACAAGATTGGTCAAAGCTGGTGGTTGCTTAGTCTTTACCTAATCAATAATGAGGAAATAGTATGTAAAATCTAGTCTAGAAGATGTCATACATACTAGGCTATAAATTGCTTTGTAGGCTTTTATTATTAAGCTTTTGGCATCATAACTAGCTTAACTTTGAAATATAAGGTGTATACCGTAGATGACAACATGAATATATTGCAACCTTTACattttgtttctttttttttctctctacAAGTGGTTAACGAAAACAGCTAACTAAAGGAACCTCACTTGTTGGTTTATTATCAGATATGTCGATCAGTTCTCAAGATGCCTCTATGTGGAGTACAAGAAGAGTGGTATTGATGTCCAATGTCAGGTATGTCCCTTCCTTTATTTAGTTACATGCTCACTCCACCATTGTTACTAAGTGATAAGTATAGTGTTATGTTAGTAATTAGGTTATGTACTTATATATATTCGGATAGTTCATTCATGCCTCTCAACTGAGGATGCATTAATGCTCAAGTGTATGCCCGCACAATAAAAACTGCTCCAGTGTAAGCACACAAAATAAAACTACGTCTATATAATTTATATTGATGAATACTGTTCTTTTTTATAGGTACCTCTATACGTGGCGACAAAAATGGCATCAATTCGAAGATCCTCTTTCTTTGTACCGTCAACTGATGGATATGCCCGGGCTGCCTTGCCATGGATTGGCTATGAACCACGGTGTACACCCTACTGGCCCCACTCTATCTTGTGGGCTTTGGCAAACTCTTTACCTGATGCTGTTGTTGACGCTTGGCGCCTGAATTTCTGCCTTGCAATCCGGAAGAAGGGACAATCTAAAGACTCAAGGAAGAAGGAATGAACAGGTCTATATCCGACTTCAGTTCACCTTTTCTCAATTCCCCATATTAATTCAGGATTTATTACTGGGATGTAGAATTTAAAACATTTGTTTTGGGATGAGAAAATGTACTTTTCAATATCAAGTACTTGAACTTCTAGCGCAAATTCTCGTTGAGTTGCATTTGTATTCAAATTATGATAATAGTGTAACACTGGGCACATGTTGCCAACAGTTGTCATATATTCTTTAATTTGAATCTATATGAGAGCACTCGCACTTTCATGAAATTGCTTTCAATTCTCGCTTTAGGACCTAGTCTTAAGTTACAAAATTAGTCATTACCAAGAATTTATCATTCTGCAGCTCACAAATTACAGAAGGAATGGCAAAAGTTACATTTGAATATCCAGTACTAATAAAATTAGGACCATTACTCCAAATCTATACAAAATAATCACTCTCCAGTAGGGCCGTAAACGAACCAAGTCGAATTGAGTTTTTCCTTAACGAGTTCGAGTTTGAGTTTTTCCCTAACGAGTCGAGTTCGAAAAGTTTAACAATCAGATTTTAATGTTCGAACTTGAGTTCGTTAACAACTGAGTTGAGTTCGAGTTGTTCACAAACTTTTCGAGTTGGTCattaactttttattttttttgtctTTTTTTCACAATTAGAGTCCAAACAAGGCCCAACCCAAATAAATTATTTGAAGTCTCGAACATGAAATTCCATCATACTATCACTTGAGATTTAGAATAGAGCATGCTCATGTATatatttagattttttttatGTATATTGCTTAGcgagtcgagttcgagtcgaTCTCGAGTCAACCACTTGTAAAACTCGGATTGACTCGATAAGCTTAATATTTTCTTGTTCGAACTCGAGCTCGATTATTTAACAAGTCGAGTCGAGTTAAACGAGTTGAGTCGAGTCAAATCTAACGATAAGTTCGGACTCCAGCCCACATTAATGGTAAAAGTACACTCTAGCTTCATATTAAAAAAATATCATTACTTAAAATGTACAAATTCCCAACAGTATACAAAAAGATATTAAAGAGAAGCAATTACAACTATCTATATGACTACAATATCTTACAGCTATTTAGTAGAAATCGCAGTGCTTCAAGACGAAAGTATAAGCCAATTCGGCTTTCTTTCCTCTTTTTGTCTGCGAAATGGTTGAGCAGTTACATGTAATATCACATTTAAACTTGGAAATCTTTCTGGACATATTTCACCGGACATCTTTATCGATAGCAAGTTCAGTCTCTAAATCAGCGGCAGGTGTCTTGCGCCTAGAATACTTTAAGCTAAATATCCGAGTAAATGTACTCTTTGACCTAGGCAGTGTTTCAGGATCAGCATTGTGTTTGCTGCCATCAGTTTTCCGAGCATGATCACAAGATACAGTTTTAAGAGCATTTTCGAATCGACGCTTATATGTCGGGAACCTTGATATAGACTTGCTTATCCCTTGAAGTCTGCATAAGAAATTGTAAAGTAGGTATAAGCAAATTTATAGAATAAGGAAATTATAATAAAGGACCACCAAAAAAATTATCACCTACCTCAGTGCTAACGCATTAAGTTCTGCCTTTTTTATCTCTGATTCAGGTGGAGATCCCATTG
The sequence above is drawn from the Apium graveolens cultivar Ventura chromosome 2, ASM990537v1, whole genome shotgun sequence genome and encodes:
- the LOC141708194 gene encoding very-long-chain 3-oxoacyl-CoA reductase 1; amino-acid sequence: MTSCPMDQLKSQPLWVLALLSLSSLYLLKLFFCILRWVYVYFIRPAKNLKKYGSWALITGPTDGIGKAFAFELARKGLNLVLVGRNPDKLNDVSTVIRAKFGGIEIKTVVVDFCGDLVEGVKRIEEVIEGLEVGVLINNVGVSYPYARFFHEVDDKLLADVIKINVEGTTRVTQAVLPGMLKRKRGAIVNIGSGAAIVIPSDPLYSLYAAAKAYVDQFSRCLYVEYKKSGIDVQCQVPLYVATKMASIRRSSFFVPSTDGYARAALPWIGYEPRCTPYWPHSILWALANSLPDAVVDAWRLNFCLAIRKKGQSKDSRKKE